A window of Rhodothermia bacterium genomic DNA:
ATTAAAAAGCAAGTCTCGGTTTGGCATATTCTTATGACATAGGATGAGTATGCTCCTAAAATAAATTCAGCGCCACTTCTTGCGTATTTCCTTCACGTTATTTCGACTAAATAAAACCGCTTCCGAAATTATTTTTCACGGATTAAATAGAGAGCATCGCTTCGGAGGCTTTCTTGTGCATTGGGGAAGTCGGAAAATTAACCGTTCCTAAAGGAAGCCTATCGTTGTGGTCGGTCGAAGTGGTTGGGGCATTTTTGCAATTTGGCTGGCGTACCACGCGAAACCATAAAGCGCCCTATTTCTATTGGTTCGTCACGTCGGGAAATCGTGAGCGTCATGCGCTGTCCAGAGACGGTTCCAATGGCCGTGATAGGGTAGGTTGTGGGCACATATCCCTCTGGTGGAGGTGCGCCACTTCCGGGGGTATAATCACCACGAACCGAAAACGCGCCTGCCTTGTTGGCCAGAATAGGCTCATTGATCGTTCCAGAAGCACAAGAAAACTCAAGAATAGCACCTGTTTGTGTGACCATTAACGAAAGTTGTGCACTTCCCCATTCGCCCAACGAAACGGGTGTATTTTGGTAGGTATCACAACCTAAGAACAAACTTCCTAAGAAAATAAGGGCGGCTAAACGGGTCATGTTAGCACTAAAAATTTTTCCCTCTAAACTTAGGCGATACATCATACAGGCCAAAAGCTAAATTGATTGAGATTTGTTTGGAATGATCCCGATACCCGTTCGGTAATTATTGATTTTCAGCATCATTAATTGCCGGATGGAATCGGCTTGTTTTTTGGCTTTTTCAGCAGTTGGTCCAAAGAAATTGGTTTGGACGGTATAGTCCCACAACTGCTTCCAGCGGTCAAAATGGGCTTCCGTTAAGGGTTCTATCTGATCCAACTGGATGTGTACGGCCATCGGATTGCCTTTAAAACCGGCATTCCCAAAAAGAATCGCTTCCCAGAAAGCATACATTTTGGGTAAATGGAGCGCCCAATTTACCTTGGCGACATCATTAAAAATAAACCCGATCACGTCGTCTTCGCGAACCCGCGCATAGAAGGAGTCCACCAAAAGCCGGATGTCTTCAGTGGTTTCAAGGTCTTTTTTCATTTTTGGATAAGTATTTTAATTTTAAATGCCAATAATCAACAAGCAAAAGGCATTTTCTAAAGCGGAAACTTCATGAAATTCCCCAACAGGAATATCGATTTGGTCATATTGCCCTAAGTCAAAGTCGCCTGTTTTGGATGAATAGCGGACACGGCCTTCGAGTACAAACAGTCGGGCGGGAGCCGGTGCTTTGTGTTTTTTTAACACCATGCCTTCTACAAACCCAATGGCCACCACTTTGGTTTGCGCTGTTTTGGATAATGGGCGAAGAATTGGCTGAGTGGCCGTGGTGAGGTCGGCTTTAAGTTGGTGTAGTATAGTCATAATGTTTAGGTTTTGGACGAGTCATCGGAGAAACTTGCGGACATTTCTTCTTGGAAGGCGGTTTCGTTCTCATCTTCATCCGCAGCCTCCAAAATTCGTATTGCACGGTTTAAGGCTTGTCCAAAATCAGGTAAAACGTTGCCTTTTCCAATTTTGAACAACAACCTCGACTTTCTAAGCTCCTCCAAGACCGGCGGTTGAACGCCTGAAAGCACCAACTTGGTGCCCCGAGGCGAAACTTCACGATGCACATCTTCAATAGCTCGGAGACCCGTGGCGTCAATCATCGGTACATAGCGCATCCGTAAAATCAAAATAAAAGGTGAAGTCTCAAGGTGCTTTATTTCCTCTTGAAATTTATAGGCTGCACCAAAAAACATGGGGCCAGAAATCTCGAAGACCTCAATCCCTTTTGGAATGGTAAAATTGCTAAGATCCATTGGGTGAATAACCGACTCGGATTCCGTCTCGCGCAGTTGCAGGTCTTGCACCAAATCCACATGTGAGAGTTGCGCCATTCGAGTCATAAACAAGAAAGCGGCCAACACCATGCCCACCTCTATGGCAATGGTCAGGTCTAAAAGAACGGTGAGCAAAAATGTAACCACAAGCACGACGGTATCGCTTCCGCCACCTTGGACAATTCTTCGAAAAGACCGCCATTCACTCATGTTATAGGCAATCAAAACCAATATCCCTGCCAAACAAGACAAAGGAATAAGGACGGCTAAATGACCAAAAAACAAGACGATGAGCAAAAGCGTTAGGGCATGTACCAAACCTGCAACAGGGGTTCGCCCACCATTTTTAACGTTGGTGGCCGTGCGGGCAATCGCACCAGTTGCAGGGATACCACCAAAAAACGGCGTAACGACATTGGCAACACCTTGCGCCACCAACTCCATGTTCGATCGGTGGGTCTTCCCAATCATCCCATCTGCTACAACAGCGGAGAGCAAAGACTCAATCCCACCCAAAAGCGCAATGGTAAATGCCGGCTGGAACAGATCCTTAATCATCTGCCAGTCAACAGTAGGGAGCGAAGGTACTGGAAAGCCTGATGGAATCTCACCAAAACGACTACCAATGGTTTCTACGGGCCATTGGAAATATTGCGCAACAAACGTTGAGACCAAAATGGCCACTAACGATCCGGGAATCTTGTTGGTGAACTTTCCGAAGAGTAAAGAAATAAAGATTG
This region includes:
- a CDS encoding group III truncated hemoglobin; this translates as MKKDLETTEDIRLLVDSFYARVREDDVIGFIFNDVAKVNWALHLPKMYAFWEAILFGNAGFKGNPMAVHIQLDQIEPLTEAHFDRWKQLWDYTVQTNFFGPTAEKAKKQADSIRQLMMLKINNYRTGIGIIPNKSQSI
- the sulP gene encoding sulfate permease, giving the protein MFKPKFFTIFHTFHREQLTNDLIAGIVVGILALPLSIAFAIASGVSPEKGLFTAIIAGFLISFLGGSRVQIGGPTGAFIVIVYGIVQQYGVDGLTVATVMAGLMLIAMGFARLGQVIKFIPYPLIVGFTTGIALIIFSSQIKDFFGLEMGTVPSDFLEKWGAYTTHFHSLNVYALILGLGTIFISLLFGKFTNKIPGSLVAILVSTFVAQYFQWPVETIGSRFGEIPSGFPVPSLPTVDWQMIKDLFQPAFTIALLGGIESLLSAVVADGMIGKTHRSNMELVAQGVANVVTPFFGGIPATGAIARTATNVKNGGRTPVAGLVHALTLLLIVLFFGHLAVLIPLSCLAGILVLIAYNMSEWRSFRRIVQGGGSDTVVLVVTFLLTVLLDLTIAIEVGMVLAAFLFMTRMAQLSHVDLVQDLQLRETESESVIHPMDLSNFTIPKGIEVFEISGPMFFGAAYKFQEEIKHLETSPFILILRMRYVPMIDATGLRAIEDVHREVSPRGTKLVLSGVQPPVLEELRKSRLLFKIGKGNVLPDFGQALNRAIRILEAADEDENETAFQEEMSASFSDDSSKT